ATCGCGTGCATCACCAGTCCGTAGGAGCCAAAGCGAGCGATGGCCTTGCGGCCCATGACCGACGACATGTTGACCACCGTGCCCGAGCCCTGCCGACGCAGAATGGGCAGCACCTGCTGGGTCAGGCTGATCGCACCAAACAGGCTCGCCTGCATGGTTTGTCGCGCGTCTTCAGCGAATGAGAGTGACTCGACAGGGCCGACTCTGGCGATCCCGGCATTATTGACCAGGACATCGATCCTGCCGAATCGGTCCATCGTTCTATTCACCAGCGCCTCGACCTGCTCAGTGGACGTCACGTCGGTCGGCACCGCCAACGCATCGCCGCCCAGCAGGTGGATCTGCTGCGCGAGCTGTTCGAGCGGTCCGGCCGACCGCGCAACCAGGACCACCGCAGCACCCCGCCTGGCGAACTCCAAGGCGATGCCCTTGCCGAGTCCCCTGGAGGCGCCGGTAATCAGCACGACCTTATCGGCGAAGTCGCGTTTCATATTGTTCTCCTTTGGTGTAAATACAACATTTGGATGGTCGGGTTTTCCACTCCGTCCAGGAGTGGTCGTCAATCGGTCGGCAGGTCCCCCACTGCGCTGGCCAGCTCCTTGACCGCGTTCACTCCGTGCGTCCCAAGCAGGGCAGCCGCCTGCTTTTGAGCTCGCCGCCAGACGGGCGTGACGGCGTGAATTTTCTTGCGGCCCAAAAAGCTCAGCTCGATCTCCCGGATACCCTTGGCATCTGAAGACACCGCGGCCACCCACCCCTGTTTGAGCAGCGGACTCAGATTGCGGCTGACCGTGGAGCGATCGAGCATCAGCAGCTCGCCCAACCGTGCCGGCGAGCACGGACCGACCTTGCCCAGCGCCGCCAGGAGGTTGAGCTGGGCGATGCTCAGGCCGTGGCCTTCCAAAGCGCGGTCATAAAGACCAGTCATCGCCCGACCGAGAAGCCGAGTGCGGAACGCGACGCAGTCGCCGACGATCTCCTCCACCGGGGAAACACTCATGACGACATTGTTGCATATACACCAATATCTGGCTAGTGCGCTTGCGTCCACTGGTGAGTCACCGCGTCGAGGTGGCGTAGTGAGCCGTCGCGGGGCTGGGTCGGTAGTTCGACCAAGAGCTCGTCGATTCCCAGTTCGTAGTAACGCTGCAGTTCCGTGGTGTCGGGGATCGAGCCAATGTGCTGGACGATCACCCGCGTATCGGCGGCGAGGTTGCGCAACTGTGTCAATGGCTCTGAAAGATGCTGCGCGCCGGTGGAGTTCGGCAACCATCCGGCGCCGAGCTTCGCTATCCGCCCGAAGGCGGCAGTGCCGCCACCGAGGTAGATCGGTGGATGCGGTGTGGTCACTGGTTTCGGCCAGCTGTAGATGGGGTCGAAATCGACGTATTCACCGTGATATTCGGCCTCGTCGTGGGTCCAGATCTCGACGATAGCTGCGAGTTTCTCGTCGAATACCCGCCCGCGTGAGCGTGGGTCGACGCCGT
This genomic stretch from Mycobacterium paraterrae harbors:
- a CDS encoding SDR family NAD(P)-dependent oxidoreductase, with translation MKRDFADKVVLITGASRGLGKGIALEFARRGAAVVLVARSAGPLEQLAQQIHLLGGDALAVPTDVTSTEQVEALVNRTMDRFGRIDVLVNNAGIARVGPVESLSFAEDARQTMQASLFGAISLTQQVLPILRRQGSGTVVNMSSVMGRKAIARFGSYGLVMHAMSGFSDALRQELAGTKINVSVIYPALTATTLLEDVDEAEMPPAFRYLTPLTVDEVSRAVVTAVRRGKRRVVIPRIVTLLLVTEAISSRVADLFLTGLARYRWFGWPVGLSRGRTYHQSISPSPASEGRRHANTA
- a CDS encoding MarR family winged helix-turn-helix transcriptional regulator — protein: MEEIVGDCVAFRTRLLGRAMTGLYDRALEGHGLSIAQLNLLAALGKVGPCSPARLGELLMLDRSTVSRNLSPLLKQGWVAAVSSDAKGIREIELSFLGRKKIHAVTPVWRRAQKQAAALLGTHGVNAVKELASAVGDLPTD
- a CDS encoding LLM class F420-dependent oxidoreductase; translation: MRLGIFTFFNDTGIRPAELAVELETRGFASLFTTEHMHMPVHVTTPYRMGGPIPAQYYRTVDQLVALTAAATATTSLGIGTGITLVAQHDPILLAKQLASLDMVSDGRLLFGAGVGWLREEIANHGVDPRSRGRVFDEKLAAIVEIWTHDEAEYHGEYVDFDPIYSWPKPVTTPHPPIYLGGGTAAFGRIAKLGAGWLPNSTGAQHLSEPLTQLRNLAADTRVIVQHIGSIPDTTELQRYYELGIDELLVELPTQPRDGSLRHLDAVTHQWTQAH